In Hoeflea ulvae, one genomic interval encodes:
- the doeB gene encoding N(2)-acetyl-L-2,4-diaminobutanoate deacetylase DoeB yields the protein MDLLPTLRPSPVSPTVNLLEEGVQHGFLRLPYSRDDSAWGAVMVPLTVIKNGAGPTALLTGGNHGDEYEGPIALFDLARTLKAENVSGRVIIIPAMNYPAFVAGTRTSPIDSGNMNRCFPGRPDGTVTEKIADFFQRALLPNADIVLDFHSGGKTLDFLPFCAAHILADKIQEAKSFELVEAFGAPFSMKMLEIDAVGMYDTAAEEMGKTFITTEIGGAGTATAASVKIAKRGVSNVLKAAGILAGPVEPQPTQWLDMPDGDCFAIAEEGGLIELLVNLGDPVTKGAAIARIYPVSRTGAAPREIHARMSGILTARHVPGLVKPGDCVGVIAVAVAV from the coding sequence ATGGACCTGTTGCCGACCCTGCGCCCGTCGCCCGTATCGCCGACCGTCAACCTGCTGGAGGAGGGCGTGCAGCACGGGTTCCTCAGGCTGCCCTACAGCCGGGATGATTCCGCCTGGGGCGCGGTGATGGTGCCGCTGACGGTGATCAAGAACGGCGCGGGGCCGACGGCGCTGCTCACCGGCGGCAATCACGGCGATGAGTATGAAGGGCCGATCGCGCTGTTTGACCTCGCGCGCACGCTCAAGGCGGAGAATGTCAGCGGCCGCGTGATCATCATTCCCGCGATGAATTATCCGGCTTTCGTGGCGGGCACGCGCACCTCGCCGATCGACAGCGGCAACATGAACCGCTGCTTTCCCGGCCGGCCGGACGGGACGGTCACCGAAAAGATCGCCGATTTCTTCCAGCGTGCTCTATTGCCCAATGCCGATATTGTTCTGGACTTTCATTCCGGCGGCAAAACCCTCGACTTCCTGCCGTTCTGTGCCGCCCACATCCTTGCGGACAAGATCCAGGAAGCAAAATCCTTCGAACTCGTCGAGGCCTTCGGCGCGCCGTTCTCGATGAAGATGCTGGAGATCGATGCCGTCGGAATGTACGACACCGCAGCCGAGGAAATGGGCAAGACCTTCATCACCACGGAGATCGGCGGCGCCGGAACAGCGACGGCCGCCAGCGTGAAGATCGCCAAGCGCGGTGTGTCCAATGTGTTGAAGGCCGCCGGAATTCTGGCTGGCCCGGTCGAGCCCCAGCCGACACAATGGCTCGACATGCCCGATGGCGATTGCTTCGCTATTGCCGAGGAGGGCGGTTTGATCGAGTTGCTCGTCAATCTCGGCGATCCCGTAACCAAAGGCGCGGCGATTGCCCGGATCTATCCGGTGTCGCGAACCGGTGCGGCGCCACGGGAAATTCATGCCAGGATGAGCGGAATCCTGACGGCGCGGCATGTGCCGGGACTGGTGAAGCCCGGAGACTGTGTCGGCGTGATTGCCGTTGCCGTTGCCGTCTAG
- a CDS encoding AraC family transcriptional regulator — MSSIKLFRGEFGHVSVLTVSSDLVTHAHTEAHIIIWLEGASGAMMIGDEAVTLGPGIAAAVNSFEPHSHSMSSEDQAGLFLAFYIDPDWARRRYDLPPGAALFARPTIPMDLWLYRAAVQIFELLHDDANMDEIVDYEIERLIDSLLDVARPQSLRRGSLRSRSGLLDYRVRKAIELMKLNICERICVDELARNVGLSRAHFFSLFKEQTRLTPNVYWNTLRMEEARRQLQGSQDSLISVACNLGFTTQGNFSRFFRDHVGVPPIQYRKAAAARIDCPSVFPTER, encoded by the coding sequence ATGTCATCGATCAAGCTCTTTCGGGGCGAGTTCGGGCATGTTTCCGTGCTCACCGTTTCCAGCGATCTGGTCACCCATGCTCATACCGAGGCGCACATCATCATCTGGCTGGAGGGCGCCTCGGGTGCGATGATGATCGGCGATGAGGCGGTCACCCTCGGTCCGGGGATCGCGGCCGCCGTCAATTCCTTCGAGCCGCACAGCCACTCCATGTCCAGTGAAGATCAAGCCGGCCTGTTTCTGGCGTTTTATATCGATCCGGACTGGGCCAGGCGCCGCTATGACCTGCCGCCGGGCGCAGCCTTGTTTGCCCGGCCGACAATCCCGATGGATCTCTGGCTCTACCGTGCCGCAGTGCAGATTTTCGAGCTGCTTCATGATGATGCCAATATGGATGAAATCGTCGATTATGAAATCGAGCGCCTGATCGACAGCCTACTCGATGTGGCGCGCCCTCAATCATTGCGGCGGGGCTCGCTGCGCTCTCGATCCGGTTTGCTGGATTACCGGGTCCGGAAGGCAATCGAACTGATGAAGCTCAATATCTGCGAGCGGATCTGTGTTGACGAACTGGCGCGCAATGTCGGCCTGTCGCGGGCGCATTTCTTTTCCCTGTTCAAGGAACAGACCCGCCTGACCCCGAATGTCTATTGGAACACGCTGCGGATGGAGGAGGCGCGGCGCCAATTGCAGGGCTCGCAGGATTCGCTCATTTCCGTTGCCTGCAATCTCGGCTTCACGACGCAGGGCAATTTTTCCCGCTTTTTCCGGGATCATGTCGGTGTCCCGCCGATCCAGTATCGCAAGGCGGCAGCGGCCCGCATCGACTGTCCTTCCGTTTTTCCGACTGAGAGATAA
- a CDS encoding SRPBCC family protein gives MTTVTISSIIDAPVEKVWARIRDFNGLPSWHPRMVESHIEDGKSSTEIGCVRNFTLASGPKLREQLTAFSDDEFLTSYSILETPQPISNHSATLQLRRVTDGDRTYAEWTATFDAPAEKADELAAGMGANVFQGGFNALQEHFTSKS, from the coding sequence ATGACGACTGTAACCATTTCCAGCATCATCGACGCGCCCGTAGAGAAAGTCTGGGCACGTATTCGCGATTTCAACGGATTGCCCAGCTGGCACCCGCGGATGGTTGAAAGCCACATTGAGGACGGCAAGTCCTCGACGGAAATCGGCTGTGTCCGCAATTTCACCTTGGCCAGCGGTCCCAAGCTGCGCGAACAGCTGACCGCCTTTTCCGACGATGAATTCCTGACCAGCTACTCCATTCTGGAAACACCGCAGCCGATCAGCAATCACAGCGCCACGCTGCAATTGCGCCGCGTCACCGATGGTGACCGCACCTATGCGGAATGGACCGCCACCTTCGATGCACCGGCGGAAAAAGCCGACGAGCTTGCCGCCGGCATGGGCGCCAATGTGTTCCAGGGCGGCTTCAATGCGCTGCAGGAGCACTTCACTTCAAAATCCTGA
- a CDS encoding FAD binding domain-containing protein, translated as MSLALTTFPSAKEVSAALKQGGARYLGGGTLVVRAVNEGDIATSAYVRTNDPAMSGIDVSDGRVRIGASVTMAAIARCEDLGMIRPAAKAVGGPAIRNMATVGGNLFAAAPYGDFAVALLALDATVHCAGGDMDIDGFLASRDDLTERGIVIAVSFKIPEAGSFRFLKVSRVKPKGVSVLSLAAVIDTGANGNVSAARIALGCMADRPMRAVSAEKALSGAKLTKDGITEAVSVIGSGTEPLTDAIASAWYRSEVLPVHFGRLLLD; from the coding sequence ATGTCGCTTGCTCTGACTACATTTCCATCGGCCAAGGAGGTCTCGGCCGCGCTGAAACAGGGAGGCGCCCGCTATCTCGGCGGCGGTACCCTGGTGGTGCGGGCGGTCAATGAGGGAGACATCGCCACCAGCGCCTATGTCCGGACCAACGATCCGGCCATGTCCGGCATCGATGTCTCGGATGGCCGGGTGCGCATCGGCGCTTCGGTGACGATGGCAGCAATCGCCCGCTGCGAAGACCTTGGAATGATCCGACCGGCCGCAAAGGCTGTCGGCGGGCCGGCCATTCGCAACATGGCAACTGTCGGCGGCAACCTGTTTGCCGCCGCCCCCTATGGCGATTTCGCCGTGGCGCTTCTGGCGCTCGATGCCACGGTCCACTGTGCCGGTGGCGACATGGATATCGACGGCTTTCTCGCTAGCCGCGATGATCTCACCGAACGCGGCATTGTCATCGCCGTGAGTTTCAAGATCCCGGAGGCAGGCAGCTTTCGGTTCCTGAAGGTCTCGCGGGTCAAGCCCAAGGGCGTGTCGGTTCTCAGTCTCGCTGCGGTGATTGACACGGGTGCCAATGGAAATGTCAGCGCAGCGCGGATTGCGCTGGGCTGCATGGCCGACCGGCCGATGCGGGCGGTCTCCGCCGAAAAGGCCTTGTCAGGGGCCAAGCTTACCAAAGACGGAATCACTGAAGCTGTCAGCGTCATCGGGTCGGGGACCGAACCGCTGACCGACGCGATCGCCAGCGCCTGGTACCGGAGCGAGGTTCTGCCGGTGCATTTCGGCAGGCTGTTACTCGACTGA
- a CDS encoding (2Fe-2S)-binding protein: MARVPVQFRLNGEDRAEFVESGTTLLHALRDTMGDISPKGGCHQGTCGACSVIVDGELRLSCLTLAESCEGAAIETTAGLGRDGVLYPVQRAILDGFATQCGFCTPGMVMAAKALLDHTPNPTREDVIEAISGNICRCTGYEPIINAVLAAARSNSQNAG; encoded by the coding sequence ATGGCCAGAGTACCGGTTCAATTTAGGCTCAATGGTGAAGACCGGGCCGAATTCGTTGAAAGCGGCACCACGCTGCTTCACGCTTTGCGCGACACCATGGGTGATATCTCTCCCAAGGGTGGCTGCCATCAGGGCACCTGCGGCGCCTGCTCGGTGATCGTTGATGGCGAATTGCGGCTGAGTTGCCTGACCCTTGCCGAGAGCTGCGAAGGCGCAGCAATCGAGACAACGGCCGGCCTGGGGCGGGACGGCGTACTGTACCCGGTGCAACGCGCCATCCTCGACGGCTTTGCTACCCAATGCGGTTTCTGCACACCGGGCATGGTGATGGCCGCCAAGGCATTGCTCGACCACACGCCCAACCCCACCCGTGAAGATGTCATCGAAGCGATCTCCGGCAATATCTGCCGCTGCACCGGGTACGAGCCGATCATCAATGCGGTGCTCGCCGCCGCCCGCTCCAATTCGCAGAACGCAGGCTGA
- a CDS encoding xanthine dehydrogenase family protein molybdopterin-binding subunit, producing the protein MELRKSYFADERKDDLHEIGQSRPRSDAPGHVTGKTVYFADRTFPDLLHLKMVRSPHHHANIRSIDTSEAEKHPGVIRVLTAKDVPHNVYTILILIQVGPEDETVLADKKVSWKGEAVVAVVATSERAAQEAAAKVKVDYEVLPAVFDVLEALEPGAVQVNEHHPGNYYHYDSGDHRKVRFGDIEAGFAMADHILEETYSSSPIEQAPTETTGCIVAPEGNDRFTCYTNTQAMFFTLDNASIILQMPGHKLHMVGGTVGGGFGGKVDVIVEPIAILAAKLTGRPVSFIYSREEEMQISSPRAAEKIIIRDGVMDDGRLVARQVTGYTDAGAYSRHSPYGAQKGAAHYPGPYTVPNVWIDTYCVYTNRTPSSAMRGFGVTIADFALEVQMDKLARLIGMDPLEFRFINAYRDGDMKAHRQPTEGAALIECMQEAARVSNWPVAQKYLDMSSRTREA; encoded by the coding sequence ATGGAACTTCGCAAGAGCTATTTCGCCGACGAACGCAAGGACGACCTCCACGAAATCGGTCAGTCCCGGCCCCGTTCCGATGCGCCCGGCCATGTCACCGGCAAGACAGTCTATTTCGCTGATCGGACTTTTCCGGACCTGCTGCATCTCAAGATGGTGCGCAGCCCGCATCATCACGCCAACATAAGATCGATCGACACTTCGGAAGCCGAAAAACACCCCGGCGTCATCCGGGTGCTTACGGCCAAGGATGTGCCGCACAATGTCTACACGATCCTGATCCTGATCCAGGTCGGTCCCGAGGACGAGACCGTTCTGGCCGACAAGAAGGTCAGCTGGAAAGGCGAGGCGGTCGTCGCGGTGGTTGCCACCAGCGAGCGCGCCGCTCAGGAAGCAGCCGCCAAGGTCAAGGTCGATTACGAGGTGTTGCCCGCCGTCTTCGACGTGCTCGAAGCACTGGAACCCGGCGCGGTGCAGGTCAATGAGCATCATCCGGGAAATTACTACCACTATGACAGCGGCGATCACCGCAAGGTGCGCTTTGGCGATATCGAGGCCGGTTTTGCCATGGCTGATCACATTCTCGAGGAGACCTATTCCTCCTCGCCGATCGAGCAGGCGCCGACCGAGACCACCGGCTGTATCGTTGCTCCTGAAGGCAATGACCGCTTCACCTGCTACACCAACACGCAGGCCATGTTCTTCACACTCGACAATGCCTCGATCATTTTGCAGATGCCGGGCCACAAGCTGCACATGGTCGGCGGCACTGTCGGCGGCGGCTTTGGCGGCAAGGTCGATGTCATCGTCGAGCCGATCGCCATCCTGGCGGCCAAGCTGACCGGGCGGCCGGTGTCCTTCATCTACAGCCGCGAGGAGGAAATGCAGATCTCCTCGCCCCGCGCCGCCGAGAAGATCATCATCCGCGACGGGGTCATGGATGACGGGCGCCTCGTTGCCCGGCAGGTCACCGGCTACACCGATGCCGGCGCCTATTCGCGCCACTCGCCCTATGGTGCGCAAAAAGGGGCGGCGCATTACCCCGGCCCCTACACGGTGCCCAATGTCTGGATCGACACCTATTGCGTCTACACCAACCGCACGCCATCGAGCGCCATGCGCGGCTTTGGCGTCACCATCGCCGATTTTGCGCTCGAGGTTCAGATGGACAAGCTGGCGCGGCTGATCGGCATGGATCCGCTCGAATTCCGCTTCATCAATGCCTATCGCGACGGCGACATGAAGGCCCATCGCCAGCCGACCGAAGGCGCGGCATTGATCGAATGCATGCAGGAAGCTGCGCGGGTTTCGAACTGGCCGGTGGCGCAGAAATATCTCGACATGTCCTCGCGGACCAGGGAGGCTTGA
- a CDS encoding xanthine dehydrogenase family protein molybdopterin-binding subunit produces MAMKQGRGVAAINYPTGMNLGGDPSQALVHSTPTGNFMVSLSSVDLGQGLKQVMSQICAETIGVPTECVIIDTADTDTGPHCMGTFASRGTHRIGNAVLQAAQEARQVMLEVAAEELEVNASDLETDGEGNIHVKGAPQKSISIFDTALAAHFKQGRSISGRGMFLVQRSFPDTETGAMKPATCYAHACVVADVEVDDETGEVTVQSVKNVYEVGRALNPKMVEQQLVGGSWMGISHALYETTEPYYPNRDHGGTDFNQYLMPGPGDLAETETYVLERPSSDGPYGAKGPGEMCANPQIPAVANAIFDAVGVRIDTMPITPERILRALKAKAATGESRTQ; encoded by the coding sequence ATGGCTATGAAACAGGGCCGCGGCGTGGCGGCAATCAACTATCCCACAGGCATGAACCTCGGCGGTGATCCCAGCCAGGCGCTGGTGCACTCGACCCCGACCGGCAATTTCATGGTGTCGCTGTCGAGTGTCGATCTCGGCCAGGGTCTCAAACAGGTCATGTCGCAGATCTGCGCCGAAACCATCGGCGTTCCCACCGAATGCGTCATCATCGACACCGCCGATACCGACACCGGGCCCCATTGCATGGGCACATTCGCCTCTCGCGGCACCCACCGCATCGGCAATGCGGTGCTGCAGGCTGCCCAGGAGGCGCGCCAGGTGATGCTTGAAGTGGCGGCCGAGGAACTGGAGGTCAATGCGTCCGACCTCGAGACCGATGGCGAAGGCAATATTCACGTCAAGGGCGCGCCGCAGAAGTCGATTTCCATCTTCGACACAGCTCTGGCTGCGCATTTCAAGCAGGGCCGGTCGATCTCCGGCCGTGGCATGTTTTTGGTGCAGCGCTCTTTTCCCGACACCGAGACCGGCGCAATGAAGCCCGCCACCTGCTACGCCCATGCCTGTGTTGTGGCCGATGTCGAGGTTGACGACGAGACCGGCGAAGTCACCGTGCAATCGGTGAAGAATGTCTATGAGGTCGGCCGGGCGCTGAACCCGAAAATGGTCGAGCAGCAACTGGTCGGCGGCTCCTGGATGGGCATCAGCCACGCGCTTTACGAGACCACGGAGCCCTATTATCCCAACCGCGATCATGGCGGCACCGATTTCAATCAGTACCTGATGCCCGGGCCCGGCGATCTGGCAGAGACCGAAACCTATGTGCTGGAACGCCCGTCATCGGACGGACCCTATGGCGCCAAGGGGCCGGGAGAAATGTGCGCCAACCCGCAAATTCCGGCTGTGGCCAATGCCATTTTCGATGCCGTCGGGGTTCGCATCGACACCATGCCGATCACTCCGGAGCGGATCCTGCGCGCGCTGAAGGCGAAAGCCGCTACGGGCGAAAGCCGGACCCAGTGA
- a CDS encoding AAA family ATPase, with protein sequence MAHGVDAMAISPDAVMSRLAGLHYLADDSLATAIFLAIRLGKPLLLEGAPGVGKTEAAKAVAEALDRDLVRLQCYEGIDAAHALYEWNYQRQLLAIRQSGDAEIDIYGDRFLIARPLLQVLQAPEQRVLLVDEIDRSDHEFEALLLEFLSDFQISIPERGTICATARPLVVLTSNRNRELAEALRRRCVYHWIGYPDAEREAAIIMARAGDVARETARAVADAVRDIRARPLAKPPGIAEAIEWANAATILEKGGSPWPEAFRRAIGVLIKDEEDVHHIEPEMGRIIEAAMS encoded by the coding sequence ATGGCCCACGGCGTTGACGCGATGGCAATTTCGCCGGACGCGGTGATGTCCCGCCTGGCCGGGTTGCACTATCTGGCCGATGACAGCCTGGCGACGGCGATCTTCCTGGCCATCCGGCTGGGCAAGCCCTTGCTGCTCGAAGGCGCACCGGGCGTCGGCAAAACGGAAGCCGCAAAGGCGGTTGCCGAGGCGCTGGACCGCGATCTGGTGCGGCTGCAATGCTATGAAGGCATCGATGCCGCGCATGCATTGTATGAATGGAACTACCAGCGGCAATTGCTGGCCATCCGCCAGTCAGGCGACGCGGAGATTGACATCTATGGCGACCGGTTTCTGATTGCCCGTCCTCTGTTGCAGGTGCTGCAGGCCCCGGAACAGCGGGTGTTGCTTGTCGACGAGATCGACCGCTCCGACCATGAATTTGAAGCCCTGCTGCTCGAGTTCCTGTCCGATTTCCAGATCTCCATCCCCGAGCGCGGCACCATCTGTGCTACTGCCCGGCCGTTGGTGGTCCTGACCTCCAACCGCAACCGCGAACTGGCCGAGGCGCTGCGCCGCCGCTGCGTCTATCACTGGATCGGCTATCCCGACGCCGAGCGCGAGGCGGCGATCATCATGGCGCGTGCCGGCGACGTGGCGCGGGAAACCGCCCGCGCAGTTGCCGATGCCGTGCGGGACATCCGCGCGCGGCCACTGGCCAAGCCTCCAGGCATCGCCGAGGCGATTGAATGGGCCAATGCCGCAACCATCCTGGAAAAGGGTGGCAGTCCCTGGCCGGAGGCGTTTCGCCGTGCGATCGGCGTCCTGATCAAGGACGAAGAGGACGTTCACCACATTGAGCCCGAGATGGGGCGCATCATTGAGGCTGCGATGTCATGA
- a CDS encoding vWA domain-containing protein, whose translation MNKFLVCDRASVPGELPRGSAPLFGFARLLRRFGFAIAPEQAIAFMQAVTLLGPRSMDDIRRSAVATFAPAPERRVEFDALFESWFHGEARVSIEGEGQDEDEPQIKDDSDTAEEETGPVQEETGGELTSGTEQLSIRAFANDGLRLDTLERKLGSALPWRRSFRTVRTATGKNLDIRRSMRKILSADGDIPSPQLRRRQQVPRRLLLLLDVSGSMKLHTEDYLKVAYAAVQGTARAEVFCFGTRLTRLTSALRIRNRDQALAQAAALVEDWDGGTRIGGTLLAFLSVPRFSAFARGAVVVILSDALERGEPTEMETAFRRFAASAHRLSLATPLAGDPRFRPETEALRAILPMLDDLVDGSSVAGLTKFLLSLGRAAPHFQTMPGRGH comes from the coding sequence ATGAACAAGTTTCTGGTCTGCGATAGAGCATCGGTTCCGGGCGAATTGCCGCGCGGCTCTGCCCCCTTGTTCGGCTTTGCCCGGTTGTTGCGCCGTTTCGGCTTCGCCATAGCACCCGAGCAGGCAATCGCCTTCATGCAGGCGGTGACCCTGCTCGGGCCACGCTCGATGGATGATATCCGCCGCTCGGCAGTGGCCACATTTGCCCCGGCGCCGGAGCGGCGGGTCGAGTTCGATGCGCTGTTCGAGAGCTGGTTTCATGGCGAGGCAAGGGTCAGCATCGAGGGCGAGGGGCAGGACGAGGACGAGCCGCAGATCAAGGATGACAGCGATACCGCTGAGGAAGAGACCGGCCCGGTGCAAGAAGAAACCGGCGGCGAGCTGACTTCGGGGACGGAACAGCTCAGCATTCGCGCTTTCGCAAATGATGGTCTTCGTCTCGATACGCTCGAGCGCAAGCTTGGCTCGGCGCTTCCCTGGCGCCGGTCTTTTCGCACGGTCAGGACGGCGACCGGCAAGAATCTGGACATTCGCCGGTCGATGCGCAAGATCCTCTCGGCCGATGGCGATATCCCGTCTCCGCAATTGCGCCGCCGGCAGCAAGTGCCACGCAGGCTGTTGCTGCTGCTAGATGTCTCGGGGTCGATGAAGCTTCACACCGAAGACTATCTCAAGGTCGCCTATGCCGCAGTTCAGGGCACTGCCCGGGCCGAGGTGTTCTGCTTCGGAACCCGGCTAACCCGGTTGACATCAGCCTTGCGGATACGTAACCGCGACCAGGCGCTGGCGCAGGCGGCAGCCCTGGTCGAGGACTGGGACGGTGGAACCCGCATAGGCGGCACGCTGCTGGCGTTTTTGTCGGTGCCGCGGTTCTCGGCTTTCGCCAGGGGCGCGGTCGTGGTCATCTTGTCGGACGCGCTCGAGCGCGGTGAGCCGACCGAGATGGAAACCGCCTTTCGCCGCTTCGCCGCCTCCGCGCACCGATTGTCGCTGGCAACGCCGCTGGCGGGTGATCCGCGCTTCCGGCCCGAGACAGAAGCCCTGCGCGCCATTCTGCCGATGCTTGATGATCTGGTTGACGGCTCGTCGGTTGCCGGTTTGACAAAGTTTCTTCTGTCATTGGGGCGTGCCGCCCCTCATTTTCAAACCATGCCGGGGAGGGGCCATTGA
- a CDS encoding amidohydrolase family protein yields MTSGIVDSHFHIWRQRDLPWLDGPMVPRIFGPYEPIRRDYPIEEFLTDQEASGVDKAVYVQTNWAKEHFEDEVAWVQATAERTGWPHAIVGYADMTVEDVRPQLDRLRNYPLLRGVRMQLHWHETPEYRFASSVRQVLDPNVRANVARLKDYDLTFDLQLFPGQMADGAELVAENPDTQFILTHTGMLTGMDPATQDAWQAGLRKLAPYANLSAKLSGLGTFLHRNDPAMIDYVVTNAVEILGSDRLMFGSNFPIEKLWTDHLTMVSSYRDATAKYDDATRAALFRGTATRIYRPV; encoded by the coding sequence TTGACCTCAGGAATTGTCGATTCGCATTTTCATATCTGGCGTCAGCGGGATTTGCCCTGGCTCGACGGCCCGATGGTGCCGCGCATTTTCGGCCCCTATGAGCCAATCCGCCGCGATTATCCGATCGAGGAATTTCTCACTGATCAAGAAGCATCCGGCGTCGACAAGGCGGTCTATGTCCAGACCAACTGGGCCAAGGAGCACTTTGAGGATGAAGTGGCCTGGGTGCAGGCAACCGCCGAGCGCACCGGCTGGCCGCATGCGATTGTCGGTTACGCCGACATGACGGTCGAGGATGTGCGGCCGCAACTGGACCGGCTGAGAAACTATCCTCTGTTGCGCGGCGTGCGCATGCAATTGCACTGGCACGAAACGCCGGAATACCGCTTTGCGTCATCGGTGAGACAGGTGCTCGATCCGAATGTGCGCGCCAATGTCGCCCGGCTGAAGGATTACGATCTCACCTTCGATCTGCAATTGTTCCCCGGCCAGATGGCCGATGGCGCGGAACTGGTGGCGGAAAATCCGGATACCCAGTTCATTCTCACCCATACCGGCATGCTGACCGGGATGGACCCGGCCACACAGGACGCCTGGCAGGCAGGGCTGCGCAAACTTGCGCCCTACGCCAATCTCAGCGCAAAACTGTCCGGGCTCGGCACTTTCCTGCATCGCAATGACCCAGCCATGATCGACTATGTTGTCACCAACGCGGTCGAAATCCTGGGCAGCGACCGGCTGATGTTCGGTTCGAATTTTCCGATCGAGAAGCTCTGGACCGATCACCTGACGATGGTGTCGTCCTACCGCGATGCGACGGCGAAATATGATGACGCAACCCGCGCAGCACTGTTTCGCGGCACCGCCACCCGGATCTATCGGCCGGTATGA
- a CDS encoding LacI family DNA-binding transcriptional regulator: MRPTAKDLAAEAGVSLATIDRVLNGRPGVKARTVTKVNEAIDRIGFVRNLSAVNLARKKTYHFRFLLPEHGDQFLDVLARHIEEANTAFSAEMIDTAAVRLPAEDPYRLAAYLGQLDAKLVHGIAIMAPESPQVRDAINRLLERGIEVVQFLAGQPKAASIDFVGINNHAAGATAAQLSGRFLCGRKGKVVVVSETMQSRDSIERRLGFDDVINREYPELKTLPSIETHGDLQRTRRIFGNLFANHPDISGLYVLSAEARIPIEEISKITTRPLVKIVHERTPFTEAALQNGQIDAVIAQNPGHLVRSAIRILKARNDQREPLASQEKIRIEILLKENL, from the coding sequence ATGCGACCAACAGCAAAAGACTTAGCGGCAGAAGCAGGCGTCAGCCTCGCCACCATCGACCGCGTCCTCAATGGCCGCCCGGGCGTCAAGGCGCGCACGGTCACCAAGGTGAACGAGGCGATCGACCGCATCGGCTTCGTCCGCAACCTGTCCGCCGTCAATCTCGCCCGCAAGAAGACCTATCATTTCCGCTTTCTGCTGCCTGAACACGGTGACCAGTTTCTCGACGTTCTGGCCAGGCATATCGAAGAAGCCAACACGGCGTTTTCGGCCGAGATGATCGACACCGCAGCGGTCCGGCTTCCGGCGGAAGACCCCTACCGGCTGGCGGCCTATCTCGGTCAACTGGATGCCAAGCTGGTGCACGGCATCGCCATCATGGCGCCGGAATCACCGCAGGTCCGCGATGCCATCAACCGCCTGCTTGAGCGTGGCATCGAAGTGGTCCAGTTTCTCGCCGGACAACCCAAAGCCGCCAGCATCGACTTTGTCGGCATCAACAACCACGCCGCAGGCGCCACCGCCGCGCAGCTGAGCGGCCGCTTTCTGTGCGGCAGGAAGGGCAAGGTCGTTGTCGTCTCCGAGACCATGCAATCACGCGACAGCATCGAGCGCCGGCTCGGCTTCGACGACGTCATCAACCGGGAATATCCCGAGCTCAAAACACTGCCCTCCATCGAAACCCACGGCGACCTGCAAAGAACCAGGCGCATTTTCGGAAACCTGTTCGCAAACCATCCCGACATTTCCGGCCTGTACGTGCTGAGCGCCGAAGCGCGCATCCCGATCGAGGAGATCTCAAAGATCACGACAAGGCCTCTGGTAAAGATCGTTCACGAGCGCACGCCCTTTACCGAAGCCGCGCTGCAGAACGGACAGATCGATGCGGTGATTGCGCAAAACCCAGGCCACCTAGTCAGAAGCGCCATCCGGATTCTCAAAGCGAGAAACGACCAGCGCGAGCCGCTGGCCTCGCAGGAGAAAATACGCATCGAGATTTTGCTCAAGGAAAACCTGTAG